In Acinetobacter pittii, one genomic interval encodes:
- a CDS encoding RHS repeat-associated core domain-containing protein, protein MKKILLFVWAISYLSVTYAADLAPTIQDAQYQISKAVITNSCESGFDLLSGSRSFSQQEISGPLPYIRSYSNPLLPDREGTIDYYNKLGGYGGWSDNYTNYLIYKGTSTSGKKMFSLRLPGESKRTFFFEYLEGGIYKYQRIASTATTIDNVSMPDSVTLMSNLGPYSFKKVNGLTVVNKDGVDYTFNSAGRVSKVDNQPSGQIITYTYVNNQISRINDNRNNELVFTYDTANGAYLKIVQYQNGVEGQSVIYDGTMESTLSFVGSSQVHPVISKITSTLTGVTEFEYHKGFHPLVRQAIFDDRGTLPESEKQKIYTATFLSFMQTVKRNGNSVILVSSQNFGDAFEIYADFSFDNRMKVRYSSKNDQGLINVTHDLEGTQQTYSFTTSGKDQFSTTTASDSFPCMTVNNLPISQIVTDNWNGVTLSSTDKKGVLTNYSYDLRNRVTKIEEAVGTPAYRATSYTYGSLSDGSANLFTIPTKVVSPNLEVNNIVHPLGVITKQTISSPLSGSISQTTNYTYNTDASLANYKTLKSIDGPRTDVADLIWYEYDSNAQLTKQTQRVQKLNPSSTKDYVKTYSDYTPAGFPRQEKDFNGLDTVTDYDASGVRILSKTVGSKNSSGIITNGRMTSYTYDSLGQLLTAKDPSNAITTFYYDSAGRKTKESLPDGSSKLYFYATNDELKTTEYYNSAGVLDYQESAVLDQNGRIKTRYRGTNQAISMTYEYDANGNVIKKTDQGNRIESFVYDELNRLKSHTNKLGYVDTQNFDASDNLISKKAPNNSGSTSSFVNTNKVSNESNTDYLVKSFTYDSANNITKTVNSNRICDFTNYDSLNRISKQSCYLSDNTTEEYLKAAYTYVYDQDVFGNLNQVIYPYSDWTTKPLGVDSFYSYNAYGEVVDKSQTLHKAASTGSTNAIAKVRYEYDQSGRVIKLTTPKGNIVEYIYNGVTGSLTDVKFNGKTLITSIVHNAKGEIIGWKWSNGATYSISNDTAGRVSSINVNGFTPNINLVYTYQSAKADLVNTITDTVSGIKQTFTYDNEDQLTDYVVSGGSRNGLKTSYSYDSNGNRISSTNNLAGTYNYGFTLTTNSNKLNSWVKNNTSVPFTLHATGEVNTLSDMLTGNFKYDGEGNKRREMGVPCTHPTTGATTCNMWFDYNHKNERVFSYTDNISEGRQFVYDENSHLIGEYRNSDQAQIVEYIWLGDIPIAAEMANDRLIYILTDHRGSPIRGYDATTKANVWSLDTGPFGESAATVSVSGVEINLRFPGMYYDKQTGLYYNHHRYYNPKWGRYMEPDPIGLEGGLNPFVYSNNDPINKVDPSGLGWKKLIGSLFDDILAPLGREAVKRLSQNSSKEAAKQTTSNQAKSAAASNQAKSTATNNQVKSTVSKGNDDVTKNTEQVLMRTTRSGDPAVRITKPDGSVIDISSKRVKEYIPNTHPNAPPGTLNKVKFPDAQPNSKGYKRDPTLEELEILKRNSK, encoded by the coding sequence ATGAAAAAAATATTATTATTTGTGTGGGCTATATCATACTTGTCAGTCACCTATGCTGCTGATCTAGCTCCAACAATACAGGACGCCCAATATCAGATTTCTAAAGCAGTTATTACTAATAGTTGTGAATCTGGTTTTGATTTACTTTCAGGGAGTAGATCATTCTCTCAACAAGAGATTAGCGGTCCTTTGCCATATATTCGTTCTTATTCAAACCCACTATTACCTGATAGAGAAGGAACGATAGATTACTATAATAAGTTAGGAGGTTATGGTGGTTGGAGTGATAACTATACAAATTATTTAATATATAAAGGAACGAGTACAAGTGGGAAAAAGATGTTCTCACTCAGACTTCCAGGCGAATCAAAAAGAACTTTCTTCTTTGAATATTTAGAAGGCGGGATATATAAATATCAACGTATAGCATCAACTGCTACGACTATTGATAATGTTTCGATGCCTGATAGTGTCACATTAATGAGCAATTTAGGACCATATAGCTTCAAAAAGGTGAATGGTCTAACAGTTGTGAATAAAGATGGGGTGGATTATACCTTTAACAGCGCTGGGCGTGTGAGCAAAGTTGATAATCAGCCATCAGGACAAATAATTACATATACTTATGTGAATAATCAAATTTCAAGAATTAATGATAATAGGAATAATGAGCTTGTATTTACTTATGACACGGCAAATGGCGCATATCTTAAAATCGTACAATATCAAAATGGGGTAGAAGGACAATCGGTTATATATGATGGAACAATGGAGTCAACCCTAAGTTTTGTTGGATCAAGCCAAGTTCATCCAGTTATTAGTAAAATTACTTCTACTCTCACTGGTGTGACGGAATTTGAATATCACAAAGGTTTCCATCCCTTAGTCCGTCAAGCCATATTCGATGACCGGGGGACTTTACCAGAATCTGAAAAACAAAAAATTTATACAGCTACATTTCTTTCCTTTATGCAAACTGTAAAAAGAAATGGTAATTCAGTGATTCTTGTAAGCTCCCAAAATTTTGGTGATGCATTTGAAATTTATGCGGATTTTAGCTTCGATAATAGAATGAAAGTTAGGTATTCAAGCAAAAATGACCAAGGTTTAATCAATGTAACACACGATTTAGAAGGAACACAGCAAACATATTCATTTACTACCAGTGGAAAAGATCAGTTTTCAACCACGACTGCTAGTGATAGTTTTCCATGTATGACTGTGAATAATTTACCCATTAGTCAGATTGTAACGGATAACTGGAATGGGGTAACTTTATCTTCAACTGATAAAAAAGGAGTTCTGACAAATTATAGCTATGATTTACGTAATCGAGTCACAAAAATAGAAGAAGCTGTTGGTACTCCAGCTTACAGGGCTACAAGCTATACGTATGGTAGTTTATCCGATGGCTCAGCCAATTTATTTACAATTCCTACTAAAGTTGTATCACCCAATTTGGAAGTAAATAATATTGTTCACCCATTAGGCGTGATTACCAAACAAACAATAAGTTCCCCATTATCAGGAAGTATTAGCCAAACCACTAACTATACATATAACACTGATGCTAGCTTAGCCAATTATAAAACGTTAAAAAGTATTGATGGACCACGCACAGATGTCGCAGATTTGATTTGGTATGAATATGATTCAAATGCTCAATTAACTAAACAGACTCAGCGGGTTCAAAAGTTAAATCCAAGCTCTACAAAAGATTATGTAAAGACGTACTCAGATTACACTCCTGCGGGGTTTCCTCGACAAGAGAAAGATTTTAATGGTTTAGATACCGTCACTGATTATGATGCTTCAGGTGTTCGTATTTTATCAAAAACAGTTGGGAGTAAGAATTCATCAGGTATCATAACGAATGGTCGTATGACTTCCTATACTTATGATTCACTTGGCCAATTGTTGACGGCCAAAGATCCTTCAAATGCGATCACTACTTTCTATTATGATAGTGCAGGGAGAAAGACAAAAGAAAGTTTGCCTGATGGTTCCAGTAAACTTTATTTCTATGCAACAAATGATGAGCTTAAAACAACAGAATATTATAACTCTGCAGGAGTCTTAGATTATCAGGAGTCAGCAGTTTTAGATCAGAACGGGCGTATCAAAACTCGTTATCGTGGTACTAATCAAGCTATATCCATGACCTATGAATATGATGCAAATGGAAATGTCATAAAAAAAACAGATCAGGGCAATCGTATAGAATCTTTTGTTTATGATGAGTTAAATCGCTTAAAAAGTCACACAAATAAACTTGGATATGTTGATACTCAAAATTTTGATGCATCAGACAATTTAATAAGTAAGAAAGCTCCAAATAATTCAGGATCGACTTCTAGTTTTGTAAATACAAATAAGGTCTCAAATGAAAGTAATACTGATTATTTAGTTAAGAGTTTTACTTATGATAGTGCAAATAATATCACCAAAACAGTTAACTCTAATCGTATATGTGACTTTACTAATTACGACTCTCTAAATCGTATATCTAAGCAAAGTTGTTATTTAAGCGACAACACAACTGAAGAATATCTGAAAGCTGCTTATACCTATGTTTACGATCAGGATGTTTTTGGCAATCTCAATCAGGTTATATATCCCTACAGTGATTGGACAACTAAGCCACTGGGGGTAGATTCTTTTTATAGTTATAACGCTTATGGGGAAGTTGTCGATAAATCACAAACATTGCATAAAGCGGCGTCTACAGGCAGTACTAACGCGATCGCAAAGGTTCGTTATGAATATGATCAATCTGGACGAGTGATTAAACTTACTACGCCAAAGGGTAATATTGTAGAGTACATTTATAATGGGGTAACGGGTTCCCTGACTGATGTAAAATTTAATGGAAAAACCTTAATTACCTCAATTGTGCATAATGCCAAAGGGGAGATTATTGGTTGGAAATGGAGTAATGGGGCAACATATTCAATATCGAACGATACAGCAGGACGCGTAAGTTCTATAAACGTGAATGGCTTTACCCCTAATATTAATTTGGTTTATACCTATCAATCTGCCAAAGCTGATTTAGTAAATACCATCACAGACACAGTTTCAGGTATTAAACAGACATTTACATACGATAATGAAGATCAACTGACCGATTATGTGGTTAGTGGCGGTTCTAGAAATGGTCTAAAAACTAGCTATAGCTATGATAGTAATGGAAACCGGATTAGTAGCACAAATAACCTTGCAGGAACTTATAATTATGGTTTCACCTTAACGACGAATAGTAATAAGTTAAATAGTTGGGTAAAAAACAATACGAGTGTACCGTTTACTCTGCATGCCACGGGAGAGGTTAATACTCTTTCTGATATGTTGACTGGTAATTTTAAGTACGATGGAGAAGGTAATAAGCGTAGAGAAATGGGAGTTCCTTGTACTCACCCAACCACTGGCGCAACAACATGTAATATGTGGTTTGATTATAATCACAAAAATGAAAGAGTATTTTCTTATACCGATAATATTTCTGAGGGACGGCAGTTCGTTTATGATGAAAATAGTCATTTAATCGGTGAATATCGAAATAGCGATCAAGCACAAATTGTTGAATATATATGGCTAGGTGATATCCCTATTGCAGCAGAGATGGCTAATGATCGTTTGATTTATATTTTAACAGATCATAGAGGGTCTCCAATACGAGGGTATGATGCTACAACTAAAGCCAACGTTTGGTCATTGGACACCGGACCTTTTGGAGAAAGTGCGGCGACTGTAAGCGTATCGGGAGTTGAAATTAATTTACGCTTTCCTGGAATGTATTATGATAAGCAAACAGGTTTGTATTATAACCATCACCGATATTACAACCCTAAATGGGGTCGTTATATGGAGCCTGACCCTATTGGACTTGAAGGTGGATTAAATCCTTTTGTTTATAGCAATAATGATCCGATCAATAAGGTAGACCCAAGTGGATTAGGTTGGAAAAAACTTATAGGTAGCCTTTTTGATGATATTTTAGCACCCTTAGGTCGAGAGGCTGTTAAAAGACTTTCCCAAAACTCTTCGAAGGAAGCAGCAAAGCAGACTACAAGCAATCAAGCGAAAAGTGCAGCGGCAAGTAATCAGGCAAAAAGTACAGCTACAAATAATCAGGTGAAGAGTACGGTTTCGAAGGGTAATGATGATGTTACAAAAAATACAGAGCAAGTTCTTATGCGTACCACACGTTCAGGGGACCCTGCTGTACGAATCACTAAGCCAGATGGTTCAGTTATTGATATTTCATCAAAACGTGTAAAGGAATACATCCCTAACACTCATCCTAATGCACCGCCTGGAACATTGAATAAGGTTAAATTTCCTGATGCTCAGCCTAATAGTAAAGGATATAAACGCGATCCAACTTTAGAGGAGTTGGAAATATTAAAGAGGAATAGTAAATGA
- the paaI gene encoding PaaI family thioesterase: protein MQKMENTAVDQFAELLGVQVLHRSFDEARCQLNVKDEHMNALGGVHGGVIFSLADIAFAMACNAGDVPYTGLQADIRYMSGAKDKVLFATATKVGSSKKFAHYEVVITDGLNNRVALFTSTCYRLAP, encoded by the coding sequence GTGCAAAAAATGGAAAATACCGCGGTTGACCAATTCGCAGAGCTATTGGGTGTACAAGTGCTGCATCGCAGTTTTGATGAAGCGCGTTGTCAGCTTAATGTAAAAGACGAACACATGAATGCCTTGGGCGGCGTGCATGGCGGTGTGATATTTTCTTTAGCCGATATTGCTTTTGCGATGGCTTGTAATGCAGGCGATGTGCCATATACTGGCTTACAGGCGGATATTCGCTATATGAGCGGTGCGAAAGATAAGGTGTTATTTGCAACGGCAACCAAGGTTGGCAGTAGTAAAAAATTTGCGCATTATGAAGTGGTGATAACAGACGGTTTGAATAATAGAGTCGCTTTGTTTACGTCTACGTGTTATAGGCTTGCGCCGTAA
- a CDS encoding DEAD/DEAH box helicase yields the protein MSSNSFEQHQLFQEEIIFDQFLYTYWDKHSRLGQIQELALPERKNTFAICYQDKSTYTLKSLSTNLLFKATLKRNQGILKVEKNLLIPLFEFITTSSAININAINENGERLRAAQIGALYSLIAHWTLSKEPATVVLPTGTGKTETMLLTTLVDQSKRTLVIVPTIELKEQLFQKFSSWGILKDLGVIPQNFRNPKIIALKETIKSEEEVEYLLNAEVIISTPALLARSPSAIKHKLKNFFSHVYFDEAHHVTAKEWDMLKQLFSASKIVQFTATPYRLDRQPIQGKVVYNYPLSQALNDKCFSKISLISVDERHPSKKDYEIAHTAINQLYKDRQRGFYNHKVMVRAETREKAEDLLGKYRMWFPEEKITLVHSKVSGKKQIIESIKNHEFDIVICVDMLKEGFDYPNFKIAAVHGMHKSISVLLQFIGRFTRTKDNLGDASFIVNFAEEKLTMELESLFQEGTGWENVISQIADTRKEQAASLLAFLQECKPLSGFDSPDIDLNPKIVFPALSFVCFHAQKVDWYKFREAFNTKYYSLSQPFINEVENVFYFTTQCRDKVKWAKSDHIKDQIWGLVVLHFDKSKKLLYLGYSDKLLDIDNLVKIISLGTAKKIDKDDVFKSFNDIKRLSIVHAGVFKPANHLHRYSRFSGADVTIELSKIREGSKCKKSDFVGIGYRNGKPISIGASAKGKIWSPAKIADLKEWKEWCIQIGALITDPNINSDQILEDSAKKQDIVEFPENIKILAADWAEELYEKIHRITLKTDQHEYCLYETKLIIKNVSSKKIDLAIKTEIETLDFSIELTGGENGFNIQNLDNEKICISNLKREDISLKKFFENYPPTLFLSNSDTISGCIHTIYNTQPTYRIPSDQIHILEWENVHFPHESMYKKGVIRENSVQEYIMKKYVNENADIVFNDDNSGEVADVVAIYSTEEEIIFKVTHCKYSKQESGSRLSDLYEVCGQVIVSLRYKWKPEDLISHLKRRNKTGVLAGKRFYKGNEAILNTIRDELKYKNVRFLFSIAQPGVSYSALNNEMTDLLSSTYSAVVDMTETKLLCYFNS from the coding sequence ATGTCTTCAAATAGCTTTGAACAACATCAACTTTTCCAAGAAGAAATAATATTTGATCAATTTCTCTATACTTATTGGGATAAACATAGTCGTCTTGGTCAAATCCAAGAATTAGCATTACCTGAAAGAAAAAATACTTTCGCCATCTGTTATCAAGATAAAAGTACATATACTTTAAAAAGTTTAAGTACAAATCTTTTATTTAAGGCCACCTTGAAAAGAAATCAAGGAATACTAAAAGTTGAAAAAAATCTACTTATTCCATTATTTGAATTTATTACTACATCCTCTGCAATTAATATTAATGCAATTAATGAAAATGGAGAAAGATTAAGAGCAGCTCAAATTGGTGCTCTATACTCATTAATAGCACATTGGACTCTCTCTAAAGAGCCTGCAACGGTAGTCTTACCTACAGGCACTGGAAAAACGGAGACTATGCTATTAACAACATTAGTCGACCAATCTAAAAGAACATTAGTAATTGTCCCTACTATTGAATTAAAAGAACAACTCTTTCAAAAATTTAGTAGTTGGGGAATCCTTAAAGATCTAGGTGTGATACCTCAAAATTTTCGAAATCCTAAAATTATTGCTTTAAAAGAGACTATTAAATCTGAAGAAGAAGTTGAATATTTATTAAATGCAGAAGTTATTATTTCTACTCCAGCTCTTTTAGCAAGAAGCCCCTCTGCTATAAAACATAAATTAAAAAACTTTTTTAGTCATGTATATTTTGATGAAGCCCATCATGTAACAGCAAAAGAATGGGATATGCTAAAACAATTATTTTCAGCCTCAAAAATTGTCCAATTTACTGCTACGCCTTATCGATTAGATAGACAACCGATTCAAGGAAAAGTTGTTTACAATTATCCTTTATCACAAGCTCTTAATGATAAATGTTTTTCTAAAATTTCATTAATCTCAGTAGATGAACGTCATCCAAGTAAAAAAGATTATGAAATAGCTCATACTGCTATTAATCAATTATATAAAGATCGCCAAAGGGGTTTTTATAACCATAAAGTCATGGTTAGAGCAGAGACTAGAGAAAAAGCAGAAGACTTACTAGGCAAATATCGTATGTGGTTTCCTGAAGAAAAAATAACTCTTGTTCATTCTAAAGTTTCAGGGAAAAAACAAATAATTGAATCTATTAAAAATCATGAGTTTGATATTGTTATATGCGTCGATATGTTAAAGGAAGGTTTTGACTATCCGAATTTCAAAATAGCAGCAGTTCATGGTATGCATAAATCTATTTCGGTCTTGCTACAATTTATTGGACGTTTTACACGCACGAAAGACAATCTTGGTGATGCATCATTTATTGTGAATTTTGCAGAAGAAAAACTCACAATGGAATTAGAGAGTCTTTTCCAAGAAGGAACTGGGTGGGAAAACGTAATTAGCCAAATTGCAGATACCAGAAAAGAACAAGCTGCCTCCTTACTCGCCTTTTTACAGGAATGTAAGCCTTTATCTGGTTTTGATTCTCCTGATATAGATTTAAATCCTAAAATCGTTTTTCCGGCCCTAAGCTTTGTATGTTTCCACGCCCAAAAAGTAGATTGGTATAAATTTAGAGAGGCTTTTAATACAAAATACTATTCTCTTTCTCAGCCATTTATTAATGAGGTGGAAAATGTTTTTTACTTTACGACTCAATGTAGAGATAAAGTGAAATGGGCGAAATCAGATCATATTAAAGATCAAATTTGGGGTTTAGTCGTTCTTCATTTCGATAAATCAAAAAAATTATTGTATTTAGGTTATTCAGATAAATTACTTGATATAGATAATTTAGTAAAAATCATTTCACTGGGAACTGCAAAGAAAATAGATAAAGATGATGTTTTCAAATCTTTTAATGATATCAAACGCCTAAGTATAGTTCATGCAGGTGTGTTCAAACCTGCTAATCACTTGCATCGATATTCAAGATTCAGTGGTGCTGATGTCACAATTGAATTGAGTAAGATTAGAGAAGGTAGTAAATGTAAGAAATCTGATTTTGTAGGTATAGGTTATCGTAATGGAAAACCTATAAGTATTGGAGCTTCAGCCAAAGGAAAAATTTGGAGTCCTGCGAAAATTGCAGATTTAAAAGAATGGAAAGAATGGTGTATTCAAATTGGAGCTTTAATAACTGATCCGAATATTAATTCAGATCAAATTCTTGAAGACTCTGCTAAAAAGCAAGATATCGTTGAATTTCCTGAAAACATCAAAATTTTAGCCGCTGATTGGGCCGAAGAGTTGTATGAAAAAATTCATCGAATTACGCTCAAGACTGACCAACATGAATACTGTCTTTATGAAACTAAACTTATCATAAAAAATGTGAGTTCTAAAAAGATTGATCTCGCTATTAAAACAGAAATAGAAACTTTAGACTTTTCAATAGAGCTGACAGGTGGTGAAAATGGTTTTAATATTCAAAATCTAGATAATGAAAAAATTTGTATTTCAAATTTAAAAAGAGAAGATATTTCTTTAAAGAAATTCTTTGAAAACTATCCGCCAACATTATTTCTATCAAATAGTGACACAATTAGTGGCTGTATTCATACTATTTATAATACTCAACCTACTTATAGGATTCCTTCCGATCAAATTCATATCCTAGAATGGGAAAATGTACATTTCCCTCATGAATCAATGTATAAGAAGGGAGTTATAAGAGAAAATTCTGTTCAAGAATACATCATGAAAAAATATGTTAATGAAAATGCAGATATAGTATTCAATGATGATAATTCAGGTGAAGTTGCAGATGTTGTAGCTATCTATTCAACTGAAGAAGAAATTATTTTTAAAGTTACACACTGTAAATACTCTAAACAAGAATCGGGTTCACGTTTGTCAGATCTTTATGAAGTGTGTGGACAAGTAATCGTATCTCTTAGATATAAATGGAAACCTGAGGATCTAATTAGCCATTTAAAAAGAAGAAATAAAACGGGTGTATTAGCAGGTAAACGTTTTTATAAAGGTAATGAAGCTATACTTAATACTATTCGTGATGAACTAAAATATAAAAATGTTCGCTTCCTCTTCTCAATTGCGCAACCAGGTGTTAGCTATAGTGCATTAAATAATGAAATGACAGATTTGCTAAGTTCTACCTACTCCGCAGTAGTTGATATGACAGAAACAAAGCTTCTCTGCTATTTCAATAGTTGA
- the paaY gene encoding DapH/DapD/GlmU-related protein, which yields MPCYSIDGVIPVVSPDAFVHPTAVLIGDVIIEAGVYVGPFASLRADFGRIHIKENANIQDSCTVHGFPQSVTLVEEMGHIGHGAILHGCRIGKNVLVGMNSVILDYAEIGENTIIGANSLVKTKDVIPANVLAMGSPAKVARDLSEQEKKWKTRGTQEYIELAQRCLNSMQEVQPLSSELDDRLTYKDFNSSSYQIKQDSV from the coding sequence ATGCCTTGTTATAGTATTGACGGTGTTATTCCAGTTGTAAGTCCAGACGCTTTTGTACACCCAACGGCTGTTTTAATTGGTGATGTGATTATTGAAGCGGGCGTATATGTAGGGCCATTTGCCTCGTTACGTGCCGATTTTGGTCGTATTCATATTAAGGAAAATGCCAATATACAAGATAGCTGCACCGTACATGGTTTTCCGCAAAGCGTGACTTTAGTTGAAGAAATGGGGCACATTGGGCATGGGGCAATTTTGCATGGTTGCCGCATTGGAAAAAATGTTTTGGTCGGCATGAACAGCGTAATTTTGGACTATGCCGAAATTGGTGAAAACACCATTATTGGCGCAAATAGTTTGGTCAAAACCAAGGATGTTATTCCGGCAAATGTACTGGCAATGGGTAGTCCTGCTAAGGTTGCACGTGATTTATCAGAACAAGAAAAAAAGTGGAAAACTAGAGGCACGCAAGAATACATTGAGCTTGCACAGCGCTGCTTAAACTCAATGCAAGAAGTTCAGCCTTTAAGCTCAGAGTTGGATGACCGCCTGACCTATAAGGACTTTAATTCTTCAAGCTATCAGATTAAACAAGATAGTGTTTAA